One window of Mangrovibacterium diazotrophicum genomic DNA carries:
- a CDS encoding T9SS type A sorting domain-containing protein, translated as MKTKLLLFFAILILNFSGSTRSHATGLKTLCRLPEKVQETSGIELTGKNEVWTLNDSGGAAELYLCDTLGNLVRTVKINDAENHDWEDITQDDQGNFYIGDMGNNNNDRENLRIYKIPNPSSTTASSVDAEKIKFTYEDQTKFPPGDDNLNYDCEAIIWYNSNIYLFTKNRSIPIKTSVYRIPDQPGEYVAKKLATFDTAGSNTNETDIYSYWITSADISPNGKQLALLSHDRIWVFYNFSDDNFFGGDYKVYELETSTQKESICFADNSTLYLTDEYWSTFDIGRNLYVLTISTPFSTSTSDLSNSTEEKFSITPNPFTQTLKIAGTELPGYRLQLMDPQGRLYRTLTPDDVSLTVNLGNLPNGPYLLKFTDKTTGYCWAEKLLKQE; from the coding sequence ATGAAAACAAAATTACTTCTGTTCTTCGCCATTCTGATATTGAATTTTTCCGGCAGCACCCGTTCGCATGCAACCGGATTGAAAACCCTGTGTCGGCTGCCTGAAAAAGTGCAGGAAACCAGTGGTATTGAATTAACCGGCAAAAACGAAGTGTGGACTCTAAACGACAGCGGCGGAGCAGCAGAACTGTACCTTTGCGATACCTTGGGAAATTTGGTTAGAACAGTAAAAATAAACGATGCGGAAAACCATGACTGGGAAGATATAACCCAGGATGACCAGGGGAATTTCTACATCGGCGACATGGGAAACAACAACAACGACCGGGAGAATCTTCGAATTTATAAAATTCCGAACCCATCATCGACTACTGCGTCTTCAGTGGACGCTGAGAAGATAAAATTCACCTATGAAGATCAAACCAAATTTCCTCCGGGCGATGACAATCTGAATTATGATTGCGAGGCTATTATCTGGTACAACAGCAATATTTATCTTTTCACAAAAAACAGGTCAATACCGATCAAAACATCGGTATACAGAATTCCGGATCAGCCGGGCGAATATGTTGCCAAAAAACTGGCCACCTTCGATACCGCAGGGTCGAATACGAACGAAACAGATATTTACAGTTACTGGATCACTTCGGCTGATATTAGTCCGAACGGGAAACAGCTGGCATTGCTGTCGCACGACCGGATTTGGGTTTTCTACAATTTCTCGGACGATAATTTTTTCGGTGGCGACTACAAAGTTTACGAGCTGGAAACCAGTACGCAAAAAGAATCTATCTGCTTTGCCGATAACTCAACATTATACTTGACTGACGAATACTGGAGCACTTTCGATATTGGCCGAAACTTGTATGTTTTAACCATCAGCACCCCGTTTAGCACCAGCACTTCCGACCTGTCGAACTCGACCGAAGAGAAGTTCAGCATTACCCCTAATCCTTTCACTCAAACCCTGAAAATCGCCGGCACCGAACTTCCCGGCTATCGTCTGCAATTAATGGATCCCCAAGGACGCTTGTACCGAACACTGACCCCGGATGACGTTAGCCTGACCGTTAATTTGGGCAACCTACCCAACGGGCCATATTTGCTCAAATTCACAGATAAAACAACCGGCTATTGCTGGGCCGAGAAGCTTCTGAAACAAGAATAA
- a CDS encoding VOC family protein — protein MEPIIDHIQITVKDLAKAEVFYDALFPLLGFDPKRKVKAHIAEHDFDVIEYSHPKLAFAITSPRQAFKDEAVHRRKPGALHHLAFKAETRAEINQLYQALLRMQATVVTAPQLYPEYSPDYYAVFFKDPDGIKYELVCTKNES, from the coding sequence ATGGAACCAATTATCGACCACATTCAGATTACCGTAAAAGATTTGGCAAAAGCCGAAGTGTTTTACGATGCCCTGTTTCCTTTGCTGGGCTTCGACCCGAAACGGAAAGTAAAAGCCCACATTGCAGAACACGATTTCGATGTTATCGAATACAGCCACCCGAAGCTGGCTTTTGCGATTACTTCGCCACGGCAAGCTTTTAAAGATGAAGCTGTTCACCGCCGTAAACCCGGAGCACTGCATCATTTAGCGTTTAAAGCCGAAACACGTGCCGAAATAAACCAATTATACCAGGCTCTTCTCCGCATGCAAGCAACCGTTGTGACTGCTCCCCAATTGTACCCCGAATACAGCCCGGATTACTACGCTGTCTTTTTTAAAGATCCCGACGGAATTAAGTACGAACTGGTGTGTACCAAAAACGAAAGCTGA
- a CDS encoding M16 family metallopeptidase has protein sequence MKLIRFSFMFLFLLCFSLASQAQMSTTIPLNENVVSGVLPNKMHYYIMHNEFPKDRVSFYFPQNVGSMQENDSQKGLAHFLEHMAFNGTEHFAGKGFLDMLQKYGVRFGADINAYTAYDETVYNLSNVPTNEEPWLIDSCLYVLHDWSGALSLQEDEIDAERGVIREEWRTRRTPSYRIHEQTSQTLFKGSKYAERMPIGDIDIVNNFEYQVLRDYYNKWYRPDLQAVVIVGDIDPLEMEKKVKAIFSEIPLKKDRAERTYDRIPDHKEPYFCLATDKEEKYVRIMYYETSDKPAVKDEKYLRDERINSLIFSMVNNRLNEYVQNNQTNVLGAQTLYSDVARLQRNFILFLAPKPGQEVNGFREVYTEWQRAYRFGFTQSELDRSKENTLSQYENFVANKDKVENNDWAEQLYNYFLEAEPFVTPETELATQKEILAGITLEDVNAAIKKIQTGKNQVITVTGPETEGAVYPGLEDFEKVIAEVNAEKLEPYVEADAGKPLVAEDLKLVPVNETFAVEGLEGATGYVLANGARVVLYPTDLAKDEILFSAYSWGGSSLVDQADLASAGLSVDLIESSGLGDFKATDLSKKLAGKIVSIQPSIGELTEGFGGSTNQKDFETLTQLIYLYFTHARVDENAYNNIINQYEAYLKNAAADNNKAMRDTISLVSTNYNPRTLLMNQSYVDMLNMNRAGEIFKERFSNAADFTFVFVGNVNESMLPAIQTYIGNIPSTGKQEAYVDHHMNPKEGETTRNVVRPMNTPKTTVYLKMSGELDQEADTKLTMYYIGQLLSKRYLVTVREEEGGSYGVSASGGFSTLPENRFAVTISFDTNPEKANRIMEVVFQEIEALKEGKIDMKEFNEVKASIMSMREQGVKTNRYWLRDIMDYLQTGDKIYNDDEYKALLDGVTPEKVAALAKKVLDNPTTVEVLMSPAETAAN, from the coding sequence ATGAAATTGATCCGATTCTCTTTTATGTTTCTTTTTCTGTTGTGCTTTAGTTTGGCCTCGCAGGCGCAAATGAGTACAACCATTCCGTTGAATGAAAACGTGGTGAGTGGTGTGTTGCCCAATAAAATGCACTACTACATCATGCATAACGAGTTCCCGAAAGACCGGGTAAGTTTTTATTTCCCCCAAAACGTTGGGTCGATGCAGGAAAATGACAGCCAGAAAGGTTTGGCGCACTTCCTGGAGCACATGGCCTTCAACGGTACGGAACACTTTGCGGGAAAGGGTTTTCTGGATATGCTTCAGAAATACGGCGTGCGCTTTGGTGCCGACATTAATGCCTACACCGCATATGATGAAACGGTGTACAACCTGAGCAATGTTCCAACCAATGAAGAACCTTGGTTGATCGACTCATGTTTGTACGTTCTGCACGACTGGTCTGGTGCTTTGTCGTTGCAGGAGGACGAGATCGACGCTGAGCGTGGCGTTATTCGCGAAGAGTGGAGAACACGCAGAACTCCTTCTTATCGCATTCACGAACAAACTTCGCAAACCTTGTTTAAAGGTTCAAAATATGCCGAACGCATGCCGATCGGTGATATCGATATTGTCAACAACTTTGAATACCAGGTTTTGCGCGACTATTACAACAAATGGTATCGTCCCGACCTGCAGGCTGTTGTAATTGTTGGCGACATCGACCCATTGGAAATGGAGAAGAAAGTGAAAGCAATTTTCTCTGAAATTCCGTTGAAGAAAGATCGTGCCGAACGCACTTATGATCGCATCCCCGATCACAAAGAGCCTTACTTCTGTTTGGCAACCGATAAAGAAGAAAAGTACGTTCGTATCATGTACTACGAAACATCGGATAAACCAGCGGTGAAAGACGAAAAGTACCTGCGCGACGAACGCATTAATTCGCTGATATTCTCGATGGTAAATAACCGTTTGAATGAATACGTACAGAACAACCAAACAAATGTGTTGGGTGCACAAACCCTGTACTCGGATGTAGCTCGCTTGCAACGAAATTTCATCCTTTTCCTTGCACCAAAACCGGGTCAGGAAGTGAATGGTTTCCGCGAGGTGTACACAGAATGGCAACGTGCTTACCGCTTCGGCTTTACACAGTCGGAACTTGACCGTTCGAAAGAAAATACGTTAAGCCAATACGAAAACTTTGTAGCGAATAAAGACAAAGTTGAAAATAACGATTGGGCAGAGCAGTTGTACAACTACTTCCTGGAAGCAGAGCCGTTTGTAACGCCGGAAACAGAGCTGGCAACGCAAAAAGAGATTTTGGCCGGTATTACGTTGGAAGATGTGAATGCAGCGATCAAGAAAATTCAAACCGGGAAAAACCAGGTGATCACGGTAACCGGTCCTGAAACTGAAGGAGCTGTTTATCCTGGTCTGGAAGATTTTGAAAAAGTGATTGCCGAAGTCAATGCTGAGAAACTGGAACCTTACGTTGAGGCAGATGCCGGTAAACCATTGGTAGCTGAAGATTTGAAACTGGTTCCGGTGAATGAAACTTTCGCGGTTGAAGGTTTGGAAGGAGCAACCGGCTATGTGTTGGCTAACGGTGCGCGCGTTGTGCTGTACCCAACAGATTTGGCAAAGGATGAAATCCTGTTTTCAGCGTACAGCTGGGGAGGTTCTTCATTGGTTGACCAGGCAGATCTGGCTTCTGCCGGTTTGTCCGTTGACCTGATTGAGTCTTCAGGTTTGGGCGATTTTAAAGCAACCGACCTGAGCAAAAAACTGGCTGGTAAAATCGTCAGCATTCAACCATCGATTGGTGAGTTGACTGAAGGATTTGGCGGATCGACAAATCAGAAAGATTTCGAAACGTTGACGCAGTTGATCTACTTGTACTTCACACATGCTCGTGTTGATGAGAACGCTTATAACAACATTATCAACCAGTACGAAGCATATCTGAAAAATGCAGCTGCGGATAACAACAAGGCGATGCGCGATACCATTTCACTGGTTTCAACCAATTACAACCCGCGTACTTTGCTGATGAATCAGTCGTATGTGGACATGTTGAATATGAACCGTGCCGGTGAAATTTTCAAGGAACGTTTCTCGAATGCGGCCGACTTCACTTTCGTGTTTGTTGGAAATGTGAACGAAAGTATGTTGCCTGCTATTCAAACTTACATTGGTAATATTCCAAGTACCGGTAAGCAGGAAGCCTATGTTGATCATCACATGAATCCGAAGGAAGGCGAGACAACTCGCAACGTGGTTCGCCCAATGAATACGCCCAAAACGACTGTTTACCTGAAAATGTCAGGCGAATTAGACCAAGAGGCTGATACGAAGTTGACTATGTATTATATCGGTCAATTGTTGTCGAAACGTTACCTGGTAACCGTTCGCGAGGAAGAAGGCGGAAGTTACGGTGTTAGCGCAAGTGGCGGTTTCTCAACGCTACCTGAAAACCGTTTTGCAGTAACCATCAGCTTTGATACCAATCCGGAAAAAGCAAATCGCATCATGGAGGTTGTTTTTCAGGAAATTGAAGCGTTGAAAGAAGGTAAGATCGACATGAAGGAATTCAACGAGGTAAAAGCTTCGATCATGAGTATGCGTGAGCAGGGAGTGAAAACAAACCGTTACTGGTTGCGCGACATTATGGACTACCTGCAAACAGGAGATAAAATTTACAACGACGACGAGTATAAAGCTTTGCTTGATGGTGTTACCCCTGAAAAAGTGGCAGCACTGGCCAAAAAGGTTTTGGATAATCCAACAACTGTTGAGGTGTTGATGAGTCCGGCTGAAACGGCAGCGAACTAA
- a CDS encoding DUF4973 domain-containing protein, with protein sequence MKKIYRMLLFVLAGLSLFSSCNEEWKDEQYEHYVSFKAPLNSEGVTRIYVRYKHDESTNFKLPVIVSGSTTNDKAITVNVAVDPDTLATLNIEQFQSRTDLYYEELESSYFSMPSTVDIVAGENTGLLDIDFTLQDIDLVDKWLLPLTIVEDPSNSYVPHPRKNYKKALLRVMPFNDYSGTYSGTALKTFLRGFEGDAAIVKSDVPVYVVDDNTVFFYAGTIDEKRTDRRNYKIYASFDEQTKQVTLTSDNPDMEFQVNGTPVFTVEETMDATRPYLLHRYVTISKIDYYFTDYTSVPNATIGYTVRGSLILERKINTQIPDEDQAIEW encoded by the coding sequence ATGAAAAAAATATATCGAATGCTGCTTTTCGTGCTGGCCGGACTATCCTTGTTCAGCTCATGCAACGAAGAATGGAAAGACGAGCAATACGAACACTACGTGTCTTTTAAAGCCCCTTTAAACAGCGAAGGTGTAACACGTATTTACGTGCGATACAAACACGACGAAAGTACCAACTTCAAACTTCCGGTAATTGTCAGCGGATCGACCACAAACGACAAAGCGATAACCGTGAACGTCGCCGTTGACCCCGACACACTGGCTACGCTGAACATCGAACAATTCCAAAGCCGTACCGATCTTTATTACGAAGAATTGGAAAGCAGTTATTTTTCGATGCCTTCAACTGTCGATATCGTAGCCGGCGAAAATACTGGTCTGCTGGATATCGATTTTACCCTGCAGGACATTGACCTGGTCGACAAATGGCTACTGCCGCTGACGATCGTTGAAGATCCATCGAACAGTTACGTCCCACACCCTCGCAAGAACTACAAGAAAGCGCTGCTGCGTGTGATGCCTTTTAACGATTACTCTGGGACTTACAGTGGTACAGCACTGAAAACATTCCTCAGAGGTTTCGAGGGAGATGCAGCTATTGTGAAAAGTGATGTTCCGGTTTATGTTGTCGATGATAACACAGTTTTCTTTTATGCCGGCACAATTGACGAAAAGCGTACCGATCGTCGTAATTACAAGATTTACGCATCGTTCGACGAGCAAACCAAGCAAGTAACGTTAACATCTGACAATCCGGATATGGAATTCCAGGTCAACGGCACTCCCGTATTTACGGTTGAAGAAACAATGGATGCCACCCGCCCCTACTTGTTGCACCGCTACGTTACAATTAGCAAAATCGATTATTACTTTACCGACTACACATCGGTTCCGAATGCGACAATTGGCTATACCGTGCGGGGATCATTGATCCTCGAGCGCAAGATCAACACACAGATCCCTGACGAAGATCAGGCTATCGAGTGGTAG
- the speA gene encoding biosynthetic arginine decarboxylase encodes MRKWRIEDTEELYNINGWGINYFSVNENGNVVVTPQKGGPQVDLKELIDELQLRDVALPVLIRFPDILNSRIEKMTNCFKIAAKEYDYQANSYLIYPIKVNQMRPVVEEIVSHGQKFNIGLEAGSKPELHAVIAINTDSDSLIICNGYKDEDYVELALLAQKMGRRIFIVVEKLNELKLIAKIAKRLKIKPNLGIRIKLASSGSGKWESSGGDGSKFGLTSSEILEALDYLERNNLKDCLKLVHFHIGSQVNKIRRIKIALREASQFYVQLAKLGFSVEFVDIGGGLGVDYDGTRSANRESSVNYSIQEYVNDAISAVVDAANKNGIPHPNIITESGRSLTAHHSVLIFEVLESATLPTWDEEVELKDTDHELVKELYDIWDNLNGPRMLEAWHDAQQIREEALDRFSLGLLDLITRAQVERLFWSIALDIDKMVTKMRHYPEELGSLSKLLSDKYFCNFSLFQSLPDSWAIDQLFPIMPIHRLDEKPDRSATLQDITCDSDGKIDNFISTRNISYDLPVHTLKAKDPYYIGVFLVGAYQEILGDLHNLFGDTNAVHVSVDDKTYNIDQVIDGETVAEVLDYVQYNPKKMVRQVETWVTTSVKSGKISAEEGKEFLSNYRSGLYGYTYLE; translated from the coding sequence ATGAGAAAATGGCGCATTGAGGACACCGAAGAACTCTACAACATCAATGGTTGGGGAATCAACTATTTCTCTGTTAACGAGAATGGGAACGTGGTTGTAACACCACAAAAAGGAGGACCTCAGGTAGATTTAAAAGAATTAATTGACGAGTTGCAACTGCGTGATGTTGCCTTGCCGGTACTAATTCGCTTTCCGGACATCCTGAATAGCCGGATTGAAAAAATGACAAACTGCTTCAAAATTGCAGCAAAAGAGTACGACTACCAAGCGAACAGTTACCTGATTTACCCGATTAAGGTAAACCAGATGCGCCCCGTTGTGGAAGAGATCGTCAGTCATGGTCAAAAATTTAACATTGGCTTGGAGGCCGGTTCAAAACCCGAGCTTCACGCAGTAATTGCCATCAACACCGACAGCGACTCGCTGATTATTTGCAACGGTTACAAAGATGAGGACTACGTTGAACTGGCTCTGCTGGCTCAAAAGATGGGACGTCGGATTTTTATCGTTGTTGAAAAGCTAAACGAGCTGAAGCTGATCGCTAAAATCGCTAAGCGACTTAAAATAAAGCCCAATTTAGGTATTCGTATTAAGCTGGCCAGCAGTGGTAGCGGGAAATGGGAAAGCTCGGGCGGCGATGGCAGCAAATTCGGGCTGACGTCTTCTGAAATTTTGGAAGCGTTGGACTATCTGGAACGCAACAACCTGAAGGATTGCCTGAAACTGGTTCACTTCCATATTGGTAGCCAGGTGAATAAAATTCGCCGCATCAAAATTGCTTTGCGCGAAGCATCGCAGTTCTACGTGCAGCTTGCCAAACTGGGCTTCAGTGTTGAGTTTGTCGATATTGGCGGTGGCTTGGGAGTTGACTACGACGGTACCCGATCGGCCAACCGCGAAAGCAGCGTAAACTACAGTATCCAGGAATATGTGAACGACGCCATTTCTGCTGTTGTTGATGCTGCCAATAAAAACGGCATTCCGCATCCGAACATCATTACCGAATCCGGACGTTCGTTGACAGCCCATCACTCGGTGCTGATTTTCGAAGTGCTGGAATCAGCAACTCTTCCGACTTGGGACGAAGAGGTTGAATTGAAAGATACTGACCACGAATTGGTAAAAGAGCTGTACGACATTTGGGATAACCTGAATGGCCCAAGAATGTTGGAGGCCTGGCACGACGCGCAGCAGATCCGCGAAGAAGCGCTCGACCGTTTCAGCCTTGGCTTGCTCGATCTGATTACCCGTGCCCAAGTAGAACGTTTGTTCTGGTCGATTGCTCTTGACATCGATAAAATGGTGACCAAAATGCGTCACTATCCGGAAGAGTTGGGATCGTTGTCGAAGCTGCTTTCCGACAAATATTTCTGCAACTTCTCATTGTTCCAGTCGTTACCCGACAGTTGGGCCATCGACCAGTTGTTCCCGATCATGCCGATTCACCGGTTGGATGAAAAACCGGATCGTTCGGCAACTCTGCAGGATATCACCTGCGACTCGGATGGAAAGATCGACAACTTCATCTCAACCCGAAATATTTCGTACGATTTACCTGTACATACCCTGAAGGCAAAAGATCCCTATTACATCGGTGTCTTCCTCGTTGGTGCTTACCAGGAAATTCTGGGTGACTTGCACAACCTGTTCGGTGATACCAACGCGGTGCACGTTTCGGTTGACGACAAGACCTACAACATCGACCAGGTGATTGACGGGGAAACTGTTGCCGAAGTACTCGACTACGTACAGTACAACCCGAAAAAGATGGTTCGCCAGGTAGAAACATGGGTGACAACATCTGTTAAATCAGGCAAGATCTCGGCAGAAGAAGGAAAAGAATTCCTTTCGAACTATCGTTCCGGCCTGTACGGATACACATACCTTGAATAA
- a CDS encoding carbon-nitrogen hydrolase family protein, with product MEEIENIELTYLTLDDYDELKQAMIEAYKKMEDSYWDKKQISMLIKKFPEGQIAIKINGQFAGCALSIIVDYQKFENGHSYNQITGNYSFNTHDPSGDMLYGIEIFIRPRYRGLRLGRRLYDYRKELCERLNLRGIAFGGRIPNYHKYSKEMTPKQYIEKVRRKEIHDPVLDFQISNDFHPARILTNYLVGDKESKDYAVLLEWDNIYYEKPSTKATTIKKVVRLGLVQWQMRPYKDMEEVMQQAEYFIDAVSGYRSDFALFPEFFNAPLMAENNHLSEPEAIRELAKYTETLVLRFSELAISYNINIITGSMPELVDGVLYNVGYLCKRDGAVERFEKLHVTPDEAKVWGLQGGSQLRTFDTDCGKIGILICYDVEFPELSRLLALDGMDILFVPYLTDTQNGYSRVRFCAQARAIENECYVAITGSVGNLPKVHNMDIQYGQSMVFTPCDFSFPANGIKAEATPNTEMILIADVDIDMLRELNQFGAVRNLRDRRTDIYQLKMK from the coding sequence ATGGAAGAAATTGAAAATATAGAATTAACCTATCTGACGCTGGATGACTACGATGAGCTGAAGCAAGCCATGATCGAGGCTTACAAGAAAATGGAGGATTCTTATTGGGATAAGAAGCAAATTTCGATGCTCATTAAAAAGTTTCCGGAGGGTCAGATAGCAATCAAAATTAACGGGCAATTTGCAGGTTGCGCATTGTCAATTATAGTTGATTACCAGAAATTTGAGAACGGGCACTCGTACAACCAGATTACCGGCAATTATTCGTTCAATACGCACGACCCGTCGGGCGATATGCTCTACGGGATTGAGATTTTTATCCGCCCACGGTACCGGGGTTTGCGCCTGGGACGTCGCCTTTACGATTACCGTAAAGAATTGTGTGAACGACTCAATCTGAGAGGAATTGCCTTTGGCGGCCGAATCCCGAATTACCACAAGTACTCGAAAGAGATGACTCCGAAGCAATACATCGAAAAGGTACGTCGAAAAGAAATTCACGACCCGGTACTGGATTTCCAAATATCGAACGACTTCCACCCTGCCCGAATTTTAACCAACTACCTGGTGGGCGACAAAGAATCGAAAGATTACGCCGTATTGCTGGAATGGGATAACATTTACTATGAGAAGCCCTCAACCAAAGCAACGACCATCAAGAAAGTGGTTCGCCTGGGATTGGTGCAATGGCAGATGCGCCCTTATAAAGACATGGAAGAAGTGATGCAGCAAGCCGAGTATTTCATCGATGCGGTGTCGGGCTACCGGTCTGATTTTGCGCTCTTCCCCGAGTTTTTCAATGCCCCGCTGATGGCTGAGAACAACCATTTGTCGGAACCTGAAGCCATCCGCGAGCTTGCCAAATACACTGAAACGCTGGTTTTGCGGTTTTCGGAATTAGCCATCTCCTACAATATCAACATTATTACCGGCAGTATGCCCGAGTTGGTCGACGGTGTCCTCTACAACGTGGGCTACCTCTGTAAACGCGACGGTGCTGTCGAGCGTTTTGAGAAACTGCACGTAACACCCGACGAAGCCAAAGTATGGGGATTGCAGGGCGGCAGCCAGCTGCGCACTTTCGACACCGACTGCGGCAAAATCGGCATCCTGATTTGTTACGACGTGGAGTTCCCCGAGTTGAGTCGCCTGTTGGCACTTGATGGCATGGACATCCTTTTTGTGCCCTACCTCACCGACACGCAAAACGGTTATTCTCGGGTTCGATTCTGCGCGCAGGCCCGTGCTATCGAGAACGAATGTTATGTGGCAATAACCGGTAGCGTTGGTAACTTACCCAAAGTTCACAACATGGATATTCAGTATGGCCAGTCGATGGTATTCACGCCTTGCGACTTTTCGTTCCCGGCCAACGGAATTAAGGCAGAAGCAACGCCGAACACCGAAATGATCCTCATTGCCGATGTCGACATTGATATGCTGCGTGAGTTGAACCAGTTTGGAGCGGTTCGCAATCTTCGGGATCGCCGTACCGACATTTACCAACTGAAGATGAAATAG
- a CDS encoding dihydrofolate reductase family protein, whose product MRKLTAFVFTTLNGYYKGEGDNIDWHSNGLEEIEFAQHKLQEGKTLLFGRKTFEMMRNFWVSPMAYELFPTIALRINQTEKLVCSNSLEKTDWNNTTIINGDMIEKLKALKETEGEDITLMGSGSLLSQLAEEDLIDEYELMIDPVLIGKGDTLFDGLTRELHLQMTDARLFRESGTLLLYYKKV is encoded by the coding sequence ATGCGAAAACTGACAGCTTTTGTTTTTACAACGCTCAACGGATATTACAAAGGAGAAGGCGATAATATTGACTGGCACAGCAACGGCCTCGAGGAAATTGAATTTGCGCAACACAAACTGCAGGAAGGGAAAACCTTGCTGTTTGGACGCAAAACCTTCGAAATGATGCGCAACTTTTGGGTAAGCCCGATGGCCTACGAATTGTTTCCAACGATTGCCTTGCGCATCAACCAGACCGAAAAACTCGTTTGCAGCAACAGCCTTGAAAAAACCGACTGGAACAATACCACGATTATCAATGGCGATATGATTGAAAAGCTGAAAGCATTGAAAGAAACCGAAGGTGAAGACATAACCCTGATGGGAAGTGGAAGCCTTTTGTCGCAGTTAGCCGAAGAAGATCTGATTGATGAATACGAACTGATGATTGACCCGGTACTGATCGGCAAAGGGGATACCCTTTTCGATGGCCTGACTCGTGAATTGCATCTGCAAATGACCGACGCCCGCCTTTTCCGCGAGAGCGGTACTTTATTGTTGTACTATAAAAAAGTGTAA